CTTCCACTTACCTGTTACCTGATGCTCTGTCTTCCAAAGGAATGGCtgattttgaataaaattctgATTACATAAGACAGAGGTGAAGATTAGTTTAGATCCTCGATCAGCTCAACCACTAAGATGCTTTCTAAGACAGCAGCCTGTGGAGGAGCTCTGAGTGCTGAAGTAAGCCAGCGTCAAGGCTCCACAGCTGGTTTAGATAGTGAAGTGAGTGTGCGGGCAGGTTTCTAACTTCTCTCGCTCCTTTGAAGTTCCCTACTTTCCCTCAGAAGCAAAGCAAACCGCAGTGCTGGCAAATAGCAATAGAGGCTAAAATTTTCATTTcagaaaacaaaacacttttGGCACGATGCTTAAGCAAATCTGCTTAAGTCAGCTTAAAGCTATTGTGTTCTTAGGAATTTCTTGTCAGCAATCTGTGCATTTCACAGTAGTAAAACGTATATGGTTTGAGGTCAGCCAGTGCATTCAAGTTTATGTAGAAAGAGTTCAAGTGTTGAACGAATAACTAAACTTATTTAGTTTTAATAATATTGTCTTACAAGTACTTGTTTTGATGACTGTTGACCAGTATATATTTATTCCACAGGAGATACAAATGAAGTACATAGATGGACGGGTGAAGTTAATGAACGAGATTCTGAACGGTATTAAGATCCTCAAATTCTATGCCTGGGAAAAGGCTTTTCTGGAACAAGTCCTGGGATACAGAGAGAAGGAGCTGAAAACTCTAAAGAAATCTCAGATCTTATACTCAGTGTCCCTTGCATCTTTCAACTCTTCATCATTCCTGGTGAGAAAATAGAGGGTCAAAGTGTATCTAGGGCTGTCAAAGGACCAATTGTGGAAAAGACCCAAATTGCATAGGAGTGTTCACTGTAAAATTAAATCACTACTGTATCAGTACAGTTGAGTTTTGACTGCAAATTTCTTTCTTTGCTAGATTGCTTTCGCCATGTTTGGAGTCTACGTGCTCATTGATGATAAAAATGTTCTGGATGCTCAGAAAATCTTTGTGTCAATGGCTCTTATCAACATACTGAAAACTCCCTTAAGCCAGCTTCCTTTTGCCATGAGCACAACCATGCAGGTAAAGCTCCCATGAACACCACTTCAACATTTATCAATCTGTCCTGATTATTTACAGAGTATTGCTATTTATAAATACAATTCTGATAGATAACTAATCGAAAATTCTTATCATTTAATTTCTCTGTTGCAGGCTATCGTATCACTTAAGCGTCTGGGAAAGTTTCTCTGTCAAGCTGAACTCAAACTAGACAATGTGACAAGAGAAACTTTGAAATCTGGTGAGAAACCAcgtgatgacataatttttctTTCAACATTTCAGTGAATCTAAAAACAAACTCTGTGCCCTGTGAAACTTTCCCTCTGCCCCTCTTTTCCTTCAGTCAATAAAAGTATGAACGGAAGTGAGATTAACAACAGTTTGGTAATAGCTTCTGAATGTCACAGTTAGATGCTAGTGCTATCTCACTTCATCTGAATGGCAAGGGCAATCAGAGATCTCTGAACACTCAATGGATCAGCCTGCACTGAAATGTGTGGCATCTCTATGCCTATGCCACACTAAGTccaaataacatttttattgctttgattttatttattttgtgggTCCCATCCATCATAAGCATTTGGGATAGCTTCTGAAAACTGTTATTTTGAAGATTAAGCTAATTAGACTCAATTGAAGAGAGTGTATGATTTTACAAGCTAGAGGGAAGTCTAGTTTCTCGGAAGCAGTCTTTGAAGTGTAATATAGAAAGTATATACTATTGCGAGTGATTAAAGCATAATATAGCAGTTTTgtcattgtatatttttgttttttttttctgttagaTGGGGATGGTGTTGTTTTTGGGAATGGAACCTTCAGCTGGTCTAAAGATGGTCCTCCATGTTTAAAAAGGTATCATTACCCAGGTTTTCAATGGGCACCTGAAAATACAATCAGGCAAGTAGTGTCCAAGGTTCAGCAACGCTTCACTTACTTGTATTTGTGTGTAGAATCAGTGTAAGGGTGCCATGCGGCTCACTGGTTGCTGTTGTCGGCCACGTCGGCAGTGGGAAATCCTCGCTCCTGTCTGCCATGCTTGGAGATACTGAAAAAAGAAGCGGGACAGTTTCCGTTAGGGTAAATACACTAATCATTGGAAATCACTATATTTGTATCGTAATAAAGAGACtcagaaatatatatatgcatggtcatttaaattaatgttaaaaCTGCAAAgctgatggtggcctaagacatTTGAGATGCAGAGCTATACAGGCGATAGGATGTACTGCATGCCAGGAATTATGTCACCTATTATTGTGTTCACCACTAACTGTCTTCTCTGAATTTCATCACATCTTTGTTTTTAGGGCTCCATTGCCTATGTTCCCCAGCAAGCTTGGATTCAGAATGCAAGCCTGCAGGACAACATTTTGTTTGGACGTGAAAAGAAAGAAAGCTGGTACCAGCGAGTCCTCGAGGCATGTGCTCTTTTGCCCGATCTAGACAATCTGCCTGCAGGAGACGCCACTGAGATCGGAGAGAAGGTAAGACCCTCACCTCAAGTTACAAAGATCCATTAGTCAAAgtgcatgtgtatatatatataaatctgtTGTGTTCTTTTATACCAGGGTTTGAATTTATCAGGAGGACAGAAACAGAGGGTGAGTCTGGCTCGTGCTGTTTACAGAAAAGCTGATGTCTATCTGCTCGATGACCCCTTATCTGCTGTAGATGCACATGTTGGTCAGCACATCTTTAACAAAGTAATTGGGCCAAGAGGCATACTAAGAGACAAGGTGATTATTATTGTAAGGTTCTAcctacaaaaaacaaaaaaaaaatattgcaatACCTATGATGAGGTTTTTTTTAACAGACACGGGTTTTGGTGACCCATGGAATGAGCTTTCTGCCTCAGGCGGATTTGATCCTGGTTCTGGAAGATGGGGAGATCACTGAACGGGGTTCCTACCAGGAGCTTCTGAATAGGAATGGAGCTTTTGCTGATTTCATTCACACGTTTGCGAGCTCTGACAGAAAAGAGTGCCTTTCAGAAGCCATTCAGAGAGGTATTTTTTACTGTGCTGTTAAACattttcatgttttcctttgcCAAGTTGCTCTTAgttatgccgagttcagactgcacgattttagccctAATTTTGACTCGAAGACAAATGCCTGAAATCACAGATAAATCGATGCTTGTGTGCCAGTCACACAAGtgacaatcacacagtgtgaTGATCAAAGACGCGTTCTGAGAGAATCGCAGACGAGTCGCCAACACCAGTTGCAAACAGTGAGATATTTGGCATACACACCTGTCAAAATCATGCCaggtgaaatgtgttttgacggAAAATAACATCGGCGATGACCTACAGTCAATGAGAGAGCAACTTACAGGACAGCTGGAAGTTCGGGGAGGAGTCTCTCCAACTATTTTCTCCTTCATaatctttatttcttctttctgctgcaaatgagcacacatgcaatttgtatggtaagcttcttgcgggctaccatttttaataataatcccaGTCTCACGTGAGAACTTGCATGTGTGACCTCGCGTTGTTTCCTTTGCGTCACTCCTTGCGTGCGTTTGGTTGTGAGACGTAGTTTGCGGACCGGGACAAAGTTCTTGTTCCTCCTGTCGCCAATCCGTCATGCAGTCTAAAACAGCAGCGACTGAACTCTACCCCAAATAGTCACGCAGTATGAAAACATCTGTGACCCGATtagtttgaaaatcatgcagtgTGAACTCTGCATTAGATAGACAACTTTTCAGGCTACCGATCCTTTATCtgttttttccaagtttgtagtattttttattaatgctGAAATTGCTCACTTGCAGGCTCCAGAAAGTCCTTAAGGCTGAGTGTTACTGACTTCATGCCATTCTCTAGGGATCTGTCCCAGGAGCAGCTCATTGGGTATGAAAAAACAAATTACAATtctgatatttgtactgaatgGCTGTGGTTATCCAGGTTGACCAGGATTGTTCATTAAAGTAAGAGTATGAAACTAATTTTCAAGCTTTGTGGCAGTGCACCAGTCAGCACAGACATTATTACTGTAGTAACAATACCACTAACAGCTGCAGCATTTACAGACTCAGATGTGGTAAGCATTTGCATCTCTTTCAGTGGTGACACAAACAGCATTACCATGCAGAGCGTTGAGCCACTACCTGATTCTGATGAGGACCAAATCCCAGAAGACCTTGGGAAGCTAACCAAGGTTGATAAAGCACGCATAGGCAGAGTAAGAACATTATTTCAAAACCTTGCTTTTAATACCCCCACGAATGAACCACATCTTAACCACGTCTTTTTACGCCTGCTACAGGTCAAACTTGAGATGTATGTGGAATACTTCCGCACCATTGGTTTGCCTTTAATAGTTTCCATTGTATTCCTGTATGCCTTTCAACAAGCGGCATCCCTGTCCAATAATTACTGGTTAAGTTTGTGGGCTGATCAGCCTGTCATCAATGGTACCCAATTAAACACAGATATGAAACTGGGAGTCTACGGAGCTCTCGGCTTTACCCAAGGTCAGTACAGTCCCAGGGACTTCCCCCAACTGTTTCTCTTTTGATTCGATTACACAAAGTTGCCTCACTACAGTATCAAATTtcaaaattttgttttgtttcaggAATCGCCATATTTGGCACCACTATTGCCATCTCCTTAGGGTGCATCATTGCCTCTCGTCACCTTCACCTAGACCTTCTGAACAACGTACTTCACTCCCCCATGTCATTCTTTGAGTCTACGCCTAGCGGCAACCTCCTCAATCGCTTTGCAAAGGAAACAGATGCCATAGACAATATGATCCCAGATGGGCTGAAAATGATGCTTAGTTACTTCTTTAAACTAATGGAAGTCTGTATCATCGTGTTGATGGCCACTCCTTTCGCTGCTGTCATCATCCTCCCTATGGCATTCATCTATGGTTTCATACAGGTACAACTGAATCAGCATTCAAGGGTttgaagggatagtttggcaaaaaatgaaaattaccccatgattaaCTCACCCTCAAGTGATCCGAGATACATaatctttcagacgaacacaatttgagttattttagtatATGCCctggctcttccaagctttataacgCTGGAAAACAGGGtcaatgacaaaaatgtgcattcatccttcacagacgtaatccacatggctctgTGGGGATAAATACAGGCCTTCTGAGGATAATCaatgcgattttgtaagaaaaatatccatatttaaaactttataaactaaaataactagcttccattAGAAGCCAATGACAGTTTTGTCGTAAAAAGCGTATGATATGTAGTGGTGTAGTGACGAATAGAGGAGAGACCAAAACAATGCCAGTCACGAATAAGTCTAAAccaagaaaatgttttaaatatggatatttttaaacaaaattgcTTCTATTACCCGCcgaaggcctttattaaccccttggagctgTGTGGATTAATGCTTTAAGGAATTTAAGTAAAGGAGGCTGGTTTGCGAACCACAATTGCTGGCATTCTAGAATATTTTAGATCCCACCTGCTGACACTAACAATACACAAATCATTGGAAAACCaggatttttaaaaatcatctTAAGTCCTGGATGGCATGATTGTTATTTTACACTacaatttttttccctttaaAGAGTTTCTACGTGGCCACGTCCTGCCAGCTGCGGCGGTTAGAGTCAGTGAGTCGCTCTCCCATCTACACACACTTGAACGAGACGGTGCAGGGTGTCAGCGTCATCAGGGCATTTAATGAGCAGTCACGCTTCATCATGGATGCCAATCACAAGGTGGACCACAACCAAACTGCTTACTTTCCCCGTTTCGTAGCCACAAGGTGAGACACCACCAACATTCATCCACGTACACTCACAATACCAATCTATGGTCATCAACAAATATCATTAATTCAGGATGCATTCTTTCATGAAGTATTCATTGATGTTTTCTTGTGCAGGTGGCTGGGTGTGAATTTGGAGTTTCTGGGCAACGGAATCGTTCTTGCTGCTTCTATTCTATCGGTGATGGCGAAAGGGAAGCTAAGCCCTGGGATGGTTGGCCTGGCAGTGTCACATTCACTTCAGGTGTGAATCATTATGAATGTCTCTAGGCAAAATCAAACACCAGAAGCACAAATATTATGAGAGCGACCGAAGCGATTGCATGTGGCTCTCACTTGCAACATTCACCCTCAAACCTCAGCTTCAAAATAGCCGTCTTGCACAAGAGCTGCTGTAGCATATTTTTTCATTTGTGGTCAGcctttttcaaattaaaatgtaGAGAAGAAAATACAGCTATTAATCGTAGTTTGGCTGGGTTACATCGAGACCAAACAAACCAGATATTTCAACCCTTTCATTATAAACTGCTGAATTgtttttactctctctctcaggtGACTGGTTTCCTAAGCTGGATTGTGAGGTCATGGACAGATGTAGAAAATAACATAGTGTCCGTTGAAAGAGTGAAAGAGTATGCAGACACACCGAAAGAGGTAAGACAAATATAGACAGATTTCTTTCAATAGATAGGCTTATATTCTCAGCCATTGTGTTTTTTATAGGTCCATAGCATAGATAATAATAAAAGCATTTATAGTCATACCCATTTGCCATCCATGTTATCatttacaggcagcttggaccaTAGAAGGAAGTTCTTTGCCTTCATCTTGGCCTCAAACTGGGACTATCGAGTTTCGTGATTATGGCCTTCAGTACCGCAAAGGCCTTGAGTTGGCCCTGAAGGGCATCTCTGTGCGCATTCAAGAGCGCGAAAAGGTATGAGTTGAatttaaaacactttaatagGCTGCTGTTTACTTTGGAAAACAATTGACTTATGCACTGTATTTATAGATTTTAGAAGCAATACAACAGCTTTGTGTAAGAAAAAGACTAAAACTGACCGTTTTTAAACTTCTGATCCACCATAGCTCTAAAATGGCATTTGCACAGGTGCATAATCGaacttaaaggtgcactgtgcaACTTTTAGAAGAaacttttgacagaaatgcaacataatatacataactatattatcagtggtctataaaaaaccttacaaaatgaactctTTTGTCTTCAATACCTTAGAATGAACAGCTTTTATCTATATACAGCGCGGGttcccttacatggaagttgccatttCGTGCAGCcgtgtttctacagtagccctaaatgtaCAAACTGTTCTATAGAGCGAGTTTTGgcactatgttgtctcagatgatgacgtgtttgtcctgtgccggctaccgtagcttctctatgcatttcaaaatggaggggtgagctgtggactgagccgttggttgcaattcacgaTCTCACTGCCTGATGCTGCtaaaaatgtacacattggTCCTTTAATCCCTGGTGCAAACGCATATTTATGTGGCCAGTTTGAATGCTCATACGAATGATTGCTTTAGGGCAATGAACAATAAATTTAACTATCCAATGGAAAAAGAGTAGCTTGAAGATTTTAACTGACATATTTTATGTTTGTACAACTATAAAGTCATACAAGTCATCGTTTTTtgacaattatttttaaagtttaaggaAAGACAAAGCATTCGATGAtgtaacagaaataaaatagtttaaaaGACTTTAATTTCATAAACATTTGGTCGGATTCTGGTAATGCAAATTATAACTGATAATAACTTAAAAGCAATTTATTTTGCCTGTAGATGAAGCAATGCAGAACAGTCTGGTTTTCTTTTATCCTCGCAGATTGGTATTGTGGGAAGAACTGGAGCCGGAAAGTCATCTCTGGCTCTTGGAATTTTCCGGATATTGGAGGCAGCAAAAGGGGAGATTTACATCGATGGAATCAACATATCAGAACTTGGACTTCACGACCTAAGATCCCGCATTACCATCATTCCACAGGTAGATATAACCGTGACTGTAGGTCTTAATAAAGTAGTGTTTTTAGTTTTCCGTttcaaataaagaaataaaatgactGTAAAGTTGCAAATATTCTGATGGTGACAACATGTAATAGCTTTTTCAATTTATCATGAATCTTTTCGCAATTTTAACATTCAATAAGGACCCAGTGCTGTTCTCTGGATCTCTCCGTATGAACCTCGACCCCTTTGATGCCTATTCTGACGAGGAAGTATGGAATGCGCTGGAATTGGCTCACCTTAAAAACTTTGTGTCTGGACTTCCAGATAAACTCAACTATGAGTGCTCAGAAGGAGGAGAAAATCTCAGGTATGAACGTACAAAGATGCTCAAATGCATGATTTTAAATATAGAATCTCGATCTGGTACTTAAACTGTGCCAGTAATAAACTGATCATTTAAGAATTATGGAATCACtaagatgacattttaatgaattacttAAAAGTAATACATTTGTTTTATCTTTTGATTCTGCAGTCTTGGTCAGAGGCAGCTGGTATGCCTCGCACGAGCTCTCCTCCGAAAGACAAAAATTCTGGTGCTAGATGAAGCAACGGCTGCATTGGACCTGGAAACAGACACCCTGATCCAGTCTACCATCCGCAGCCAGTTTGAGGACTGTGCGGTACTTACCATAGCACATCGACTCAACACCATTATGGATTACACAAAGTatgtcattttacatttatatgcatttgttcTGGTGATAATTTTTGCGGTATATCCTCAAAATATTAATGTTTTCTCTCACAAACCTATCGTTTCGCATGTCTAAGTTATTGGAGTAACGTTACTTCGTTTCGCATCGTTTCCAATATTATTACACCTCATTTTGAGaggatttttttaacatattacCTTATTCCACTGTTTTCTCAGAGTAATTGTTATGGATAAAGGACATATCGTGGAGATGGATTCCCCTACTAACCTGATTGAGAAGAGAGGACAGTTTTACTACATGTGTCGAGAAGCCGGGATCCTGTAAACTCGTCTACTGATGCGACGTCACACACCGGCTGACTTCTTGCGCCCTCTCGTGGTCAAAGCAAAGAAGCGCAGTGCACATAGAGGAGCCCAGATTTGGTGCCTAACATGGGAAAAGAACGAAAACTTGACGTAGTTTTCCccacataaataaaaatgcttttGCGTGATCTGTTTTTAAGCTAAGATGTAAACTCAGGTTTACTGCCTTCACCACGGGCATAGAAACTCAGCCTCTTCTGTCAGAAGTTAAAGACTGGTGCTTTGCACTTTCTTTATCATTTAGAAAGTGCACTGACAGAATCCTGTAAATATATTGCATTTAACAAAGCGCACTTACATGTGTTTACTGCCCATGTTTTAGCACCATTGGTGAAACATGAATGTGAAAGCTAACATGTTTTAAGTCAATTTTATTAAGTCTGGCTTTAGGAGACAATTTACAAGCTCCAGTAGTTCCATACATAGGACATGTGTAAAAGGAGAAATGTTTACCAACATACTTGACCTGAAATTCCCTCAAAATTCCAGACACTAATTAAAGTTTTTACAAGAGGATCTAGAGAGAAACAGTATGACCGCCTAAATAGGATGTGGTGTTTGTTCCTTTCAGCCAaagtaaacacataaaataagcaACAATGGCTGGATGAAGCAATGTAATGGTACATACTATGAACGATTGTTATAATTTCATTACTATTGTATTGATCTGATAGCAGCAGCTTTAATACATTAAGAAAAAACTGTTTACAGTTTTGAAGGCATGATTTTTATTAAGCACTTTTAAGTCCCAAGGTGTTTTTGTTACTGTAGAGATTTTTtggagaaatatattttacaagttggcataaaaacattgcaatttGTCTTACAAGACATTCAAGTGCCTTTGTGACACGACCAAActtatttatgtgttttatatttaatctcatgttttgtatgtttatatatgtgaAATAACTGAATAAAGAAAACCTTGAAAAAATGCATGGTGCTTATAAGCTtctctacaacatgctacacaGTACCTGAAAAACAACGTACACTTTTTTCCAGACATGAAAAAGCCTCAGCAAAAAATGAGTACCAAACTATATTTATTGTTTACAGTAGTAAAGGACaacaaaaaatgtacaaatcagTACAGAAGGATGCCAACATCTGGAAACCTTTGTGTCAACCTTTAAAACCCTCTTATTTAGAGTAGGGATGTTCAAAGAGCAGACCTTGCAGAGATGTTTGTCCCTCACAACAAAGCCATAAAGGATTCCCTTTTGTTTTGCTTCAAGACCTGGTTGCAGTTTtggggatttaaaaaaaaggaaaagatATATTGGTCTTACATCATTCCTGCCCCCTCAATCAAGATGAGGATATGGGAATGCTAAGTGGATAtatttctacagacatttaaAAGTATAAACTAGTCGGTATAATCTCGCCCCCAAGTCAGCCAATCCGAGTACCTTTGGGATTTGGTCCAGAAGGTGTCGCTATAAATTGTGTCTTTAGTTTCAATTGGCCAATAAGAACAGACCCTCCCACCCACGCAGTGAGTCCATATGAGAAGCAGCCCCAATTAAAAAGGCAGATGAATACAACACTGGTCGAACATATTTCTACAACATACAAACAGAATCCGAGTTGAAACAGCCCTACTTAAAGCTCTTAAAAATTTGAGGAAAAAATAAACTTCCCCTCCTTTTATCAGGCAAAATAACTATGGGGGTCAACGGTTCCCTGTTCGATCAATCCGGGGGCTTGCGGATCAGTGTTCAGACCAATGTGGAGCCCAAAACAGGTAGCTGATGGGGCTTGTGGACAATCATAACAACTGCACCCCCGGCAGCCATCTTGAGTTTCCCCACCAAAGTAGCTGTCTAATTCATGCGTATAAATATTGATTACTGGAAACACATTTTGATGCCCGCTCGAGGAAAGCTAGAGTTGACAGATGAGAGACAAAGAGGGGGGTGGAATAATGTGAAAACGTTTGGATGAAAACATGAGGAATAAAATAGATAGGCGCGGGGTCCGGGTGGTGTGGAGTTTTAGCAGACGCCCCCAGTTTGTTGCTGAAATACATCGATCGTGTCCTCGTCCTCCATCTCCAACTATTAAAAACAAAGGAGAAAACCATTATGGCAACTTTAAGGTAGGGAATCAAATGGTTACGCTCCTGTATTTAAGCAGATTTGTATGTTTTCATATTAAGAACATGGTTCTGATGGTTAACTCTTTCTAGGAATTAGTAATTCAgtaaaaatgcaagaaaaatatttattttattgcacTTACCTGCGCCGGTGTGTCTGTCTCATTTATTGGCTGCCCGTCAAACCTAAATCTAATCTGTCTTATTGACAAACCCTGAAAAAAAGCAACAACATAATTTACATAAGTTTAGTCATATGGTTTAAACAAATGAATATATATCGATCATAAACTAAAGCGTGTAGTTATGTAGAAGCAATTAGCCTATTGTGTGATTGTTTCAAAAACATGCAATTTATGTAATGGTTCATTTGCATGGATGGCCTACACTGTAGTTCTTATTGCCAGGTGTCTACCACATACAGGACATTTAATAAAAGTAGTACAGATATGTGAAGCGGCCTTACCTGTCTCTCACAATACGCTTTCATTAATTTGCTGAGAGGTGTGTGCCTTTTAATTTTGAACTGGACAACTGAGCCATCTTGCCCTGCCACTTTGAGATTGATGTGGTCGTTCTCGGTCTTCACTCCTTCCTGCAATATTTAACATATTAGTGATCAGGCAAGATCAAACTGTGCAAAACTTaaccatggtttatgcatctcaaaagttaaatgtacttcAGAAGAGTCAATGCTGTGGAATGGCACAGAAGGCCTTTAAAATACAGGAGATGCGAAAAGTTTTCTTGTTGTGAAAAATACATGCAGTACTGTACATCATGACCATCAAGTTAGCACGTGCAAGACCGGTAGGCTACGTTTAATCCAAATGCACAAATATAGCGCGTTTCGTATTTGTACCGAATATTCACCGCCTTGCCAAGCACTGTTGTGGCTCTGTCTGTGCGCCATTTTTAAGCATCTGGCGCAACGAGGTGCGACTCCGCCACCGACAAATCGAAAGAAACTTTTTGTATACGTCTGATTGACGTAAAAATATCACTTATCCGTCGAGTTTTTCCGTTTTGTACTACTGGGTTTTTACACATTTTGGCACGATGTTCTTGTGGCTTTTCTTACGCCAGTGGCGTAACGTGGCCGGTCAGCGCCACTCCGCTCTCACAAAGGAAAAACCCGCAAACGCTAAATTACGCCGGGAAGAAAATGCGCGGTACGCACACAACAATGGCGTACATTGAATGAACTACACTTTAACCTGCCGTTAAAAAACACGaactaataaaaataaacacggGAACGAAATCTGATGGGGTttgaatgaaaataaaaca
This Paramisgurnus dabryanus chromosome 7, PD_genome_1.1, whole genome shotgun sequence DNA region includes the following protein-coding sequences:
- the abcc6a gene encoding multidrug resistance-associated protein 1, with the protein product MDTFCSLSGLDPLWDWNQTWYTHNPELSDCFQNTVLVWAPCIYLWVLSPFYFLHLYCHGRRPLPLSSLCSAKLLLGFFLASFGFVEFFYILLERREEIQNHLVFLLSPIIRSLTVVLAVCVIHWERVRGCRSSAFLFLYWLLGVVCSLIPLHSKIQLAVDQGLSPDIVRYLAFFSYFALLLAQLFLSCFADQAPSGKAVLKNSCPVQDASFLSKILFWWFSGLVFKGYRSPLQAEDLWSLREEDTSEKIISDLEEEWTAERTKLQQQEKHLSTSVALVSRLPDQAQLLRKIQKEQSSGFCLLRTLARSFGPYFLTGTLCLMVHDAFMFAVPQVLSLLLGFMKDPDAPLWKGYFYASLMFLLSCLQSVFNHQYTYTCFTVGMRVKTAVMGLVYRKSLVMNSSARRTCTVGEIVNLVSADTQKLMDFVVYFNAVWLAPIEVTLCLFFLWQHLGPSALAGIAIVIFIFPLNGFIARKRSKLQEIQMKYIDGRVKLMNEILNGIKILKFYAWEKAFLEQVLGYREKELKTLKKSQILYSVSLASFNSSSFLIAFAMFGVYVLIDDKNVLDAQKIFVSMALINILKTPLSQLPFAMSTTMQAIVSLKRLGKFLCQAELKLDNVTRETLKSDGDGVVFGNGTFSWSKDGPPCLKRISVRVPCGSLVAVVGHVGSGKSSLLSAMLGDTEKRSGTVSVRGSIAYVPQQAWIQNASLQDNILFGREKKESWYQRVLEACALLPDLDNLPAGDATEIGEKGLNLSGGQKQRVSLARAVYRKADVYLLDDPLSAVDAHVGQHIFNKVIGPRGILRDKTRVLVTHGMSFLPQADLILVLEDGEITERGSYQELLNRNGAFADFIHTFASSDRKECLSEAIQRGSRKSLRLSVTDFMPFSRDLSQEQLIGGDTNSITMQSVEPLPDSDEDQIPEDLGKLTKVDKARIGRVKLEMYVEYFRTIGLPLIVSIVFLYAFQQAASLSNNYWLSLWADQPVINGTQLNTDMKLGVYGALGFTQGIAIFGTTIAISLGCIIASRHLHLDLLNNVLHSPMSFFESTPSGNLLNRFAKETDAIDNMIPDGLKMMLSYFFKLMEVCIIVLMATPFAAVIILPMAFIYGFIQSFYVATSCQLRRLESVSRSPIYTHLNETVQGVSVIRAFNEQSRFIMDANHKVDHNQTAYFPRFVATRWLGVNLEFLGNGIVLAASILSVMAKGKLSPGMVGLAVSHSLQVTGFLSWIVRSWTDVENNIVSVERVKEYADTPKEAAWTIEGSSLPSSWPQTGTIEFRDYGLQYRKGLELALKGISVRIQEREKIGIVGRTGAGKSSLALGIFRILEAAKGEIYIDGINISELGLHDLRSRITIIPQDPVLFSGSLRMNLDPFDAYSDEEVWNALELAHLKNFVSGLPDKLNYECSEGGENLSLGQRQLVCLARALLRKTKILVLDEATAALDLETDTLIQSTIRSQFEDCAVLTIAHRLNTIMDYTKVIVMDKGHIVEMDSPTNLIEKRGQFYYMCREAGIL
- the sumo3a gene encoding small ubiquitin-related modifier 3-like produces the protein MSEDKPKEGVKTENDHINLKVAGQDGSVVQFKIKRHTPLSKLMKAYCERQGLSIRQIRFRFDGQPINETDTPAQLEMEDEDTIDVFQQQTGGVC